In Thermomicrobiales bacterium, one DNA window encodes the following:
- a CDS encoding beta-lactamase family protein, translating into MVKSPPTAAELGLMQGYPAPPDKRVTQANLMEPPNNRWAFQHMRELMPTAEISRGSGPVSELPAQRRDLSDLSFTDASGSERTVAEMLALSYADSLVVLHDGALIDEHYFNGMGPASQHQMMSVTKSFIGTLALQLAHEGLIDEAAPVIDYLPELAGSAWQDATVRHAIDMSTGIHFDEVYDFGEGDVARYGIASGFSPIPDGWKGPCNLEELLPQFQKEGSHGETFHYVTPNTEVAGWIIARVTGKPVSQVISERIWSQLGMERDAYMIRDRIGMEMAGAGLNAAARDLARFGQLLLQNGTWDDQQILAPEVVATIRAGGDREAFARGLSEAGPLWEGWSYRAFWWHTHNAHNAFTGIGINGQWLYVDPTAQVIIVQQSSYPTSDQPEADDICIPGFHAIAKELMG; encoded by the coding sequence ATGGTGAAGTCACCACCGACGGCCGCCGAGCTGGGGTTAATGCAAGGTTATCCGGCGCCGCCGGATAAGCGCGTCACGCAGGCGAACCTGATGGAGCCGCCGAATAATCGCTGGGCGTTTCAGCACATGCGCGAGCTGATGCCGACGGCGGAGATCTCGCGCGGCAGCGGGCCGGTGAGTGAGCTGCCCGCGCAGCGCAGGGATCTCAGCGATCTGTCGTTCACCGACGCGAGCGGCAGCGAGCGGACGGTCGCCGAGATGCTGGCACTGAGCTATGCGGACTCTCTGGTGGTCCTGCACGATGGCGCGCTGATCGACGAGCACTACTTCAATGGGATGGGGCCGGCCAGCCAGCATCAGATGATGTCGGTCACCAAATCATTCATCGGGACGCTGGCGCTCCAGCTCGCCCACGAGGGGCTGATCGACGAGGCTGCGCCCGTCATTGACTACCTCCCGGAGCTGGCCGGCAGCGCCTGGCAGGATGCAACCGTCCGCCACGCGATCGACATGTCGACCGGCATCCACTTCGACGAGGTCTACGACTTCGGCGAGGGTGACGTCGCTCGCTACGGCATCGCCAGCGGCTTCAGCCCGATCCCGGACGGCTGGAAGGGTCCGTGCAACCTGGAGGAGCTGCTGCCGCAGTTCCAGAAGGAAGGCAGCCACGGCGAGACGTTCCACTACGTGACGCCGAATACCGAGGTGGCCGGCTGGATCATCGCGCGCGTCACCGGCAAGCCAGTCTCGCAGGTCATCAGCGAGCGCATCTGGTCGCAGTTGGGGATGGAACGCGACGCCTACATGATCCGGGATCGGATCGGCATGGAGATGGCGGGCGCAGGATTAAATGCCGCCGCTCGCGATCTGGCGCGCTTTGGCCAGTTGCTCCTGCAGAACGGCACCTGGGACGACCAGCAAATCCTCGCGCCGGAGGTCGTCGCGACGATCCGGGCTGGTGGCGACCGCGAAGCGTTCGCGCGCGGCCTGAGCGAGGCCGGGCCGCTCTGGGAAGGCTGGTCATACCGCGCATTCTGGTGGCACACGCACAACGCGCACAACGCCTTCACCGGCATCGGCATCAACGGCCAGTGGCTCTACGTCGACCCGACCGCGCAGGTCATCATCGTTCAGCAATCGAGCTACCCGACATCGGACCAACCTGAGGCCGACGATATCTGCATCCCCGGGTTCCATGCCATAGCGAAGGAGTTGATGGGGTAG
- a CDS encoding ATP-binding protein, with translation MSLRFRLALIYTVAFLIALAILGSAIYLILRQTLTTGIDDELADLAGQIERAVVIRGGDRLDAQHLLDEMFVLSPPTPGQELRAQNIHIHILGTDGRSLASSSLTAETVPLDPEAVAAAASGEDIYQTVRIGGVRLRSRYSPLTINGETVAVVQLSESLSPMMKTIAEFRTLLLAGGILALLGGLIGTWSLTRQALQPVSDLTNRVARIAETGEFNERVPEADEPDEIGRLALTFNALLDRISLMLDRQRTLVADTSHELRNPLMVVRGNLELLAAGLPPEEQRDAARDAIEEVDRMTRLVQDLLFLADADADLAIEHDDVPLEALVANVVDDAQRITTRDDGVRTLELTANDSLTIRGDAERLRQLIWNLVENALRYTPAGGTVSVSLRRHGQVAELTVADTGIGIGPEHLPHIFERFYRADTGRSRAVGGTGLGLSIVRQITEAHGGQVRVRSTPGEGSTFTVALPISED, from the coding sequence ATGTCGCTGCGGTTTCGCCTGGCGCTGATCTACACTGTCGCGTTCCTGATCGCGCTGGCGATCCTGGGCAGCGCCATCTACCTCATCCTGCGCCAGACGCTGACGACCGGCATCGACGATGAGCTGGCCGATCTGGCCGGCCAGATCGAGCGCGCCGTTGTCATCCGCGGTGGCGACCGCCTCGACGCCCAGCACCTGCTCGACGAGATGTTCGTGCTCTCACCGCCAACGCCGGGACAGGAGTTGCGCGCGCAGAACATCCATATCCATATTCTCGGCACTGATGGTCGCTCTCTGGCCAGTTCGTCGCTGACCGCCGAGACCGTCCCGCTCGATCCCGAGGCCGTCGCGGCTGCCGCTTCCGGTGAGGACATCTACCAGACTGTCCGGATCGGCGGTGTCCGCTTGCGCTCGCGCTACAGCCCGCTCACGATCAATGGCGAGACGGTCGCTGTCGTGCAGCTCTCCGAATCGCTCAGCCCGATGATGAAGACGATCGCCGAGTTCCGCACGCTCCTGCTGGCCGGCGGCATCCTCGCCCTGCTCGGCGGTCTGATCGGCACCTGGTCGCTGACGCGCCAGGCGCTGCAGCCGGTCTCCGACCTGACCAACCGCGTCGCGCGCATCGCCGAGACCGGCGAGTTCAATGAACGGGTGCCAGAAGCTGACGAGCCGGACGAGATCGGACGCCTGGCGCTGACCTTCAACGCCCTGCTCGATCGCATCAGCCTCATGCTCGACCGGCAGCGCACACTCGTCGCCGACACGTCCCACGAGCTGCGCAACCCGCTGATGGTCGTGCGCGGCAACCTGGAGCTGCTTGCTGCCGGACTGCCGCCCGAGGAGCAGCGCGACGCCGCCCGCGACGCGATCGAGGAAGTCGACCGGATGACCCGTCTCGTTCAGGACCTGCTCTTCCTGGCCGACGCGGACGCCGACCTCGCCATCGAGCACGATGACGTCCCTCTGGAGGCGCTCGTCGCCAACGTCGTCGACGACGCGCAGCGCATCACCACGCGCGACGACGGCGTCCGCACACTGGAGCTGACCGCCAACGATTCACTGACCATCCGTGGTGATGCGGAACGACTGCGTCAGCTGATCTGGAACCTGGTCGAGAACGCACTGCGCTACACACCGGCCGGCGGCACGGTCTCGGTCAGCCTGCGTCGTCACGGGCAGGTCGCCGAGCTGACCGTCGCCGACACTGGCATCGGCATCGGCCCCGAGCATTTGCCGCACATCTTCGAGCGCTTCTACCGGGCCGACACCGGCCGCTCGCGCGCCGTCGGCGGAACCGGCCTCGGCCTCTCGATCGTCCGTCAGATCACCGAAGCCCACGGCGGCCAGGTCCGCGTCCGCTCCACCCCCGGCGAAGGCTCGACGTTCACCGTGGCGTTGCCGATTAGTGAGGATTGA
- a CDS encoding response regulator transcription factor, whose product MADKVLVVDDDAKILAMMRRGLIFAGYEVDLAETGEQALDKTLGELPDLVIIDVMLPGIDGLEVCRRLRAAEPRLPILLLTARDRVPDRVAGLDAGADDYLVKPFAFDELLARIRALLRRAGDEHQEALVFADLRLNSTTHEVVRGERPIDLTLTEYQLLEYFMRHPRQVLSRDRIHDAVWGDSFFPESNVIDVHIKRLREKLESEGDPRIIQTIRGVGYSLRQPSD is encoded by the coding sequence ATGGCTGACAAAGTGCTCGTCGTCGATGACGACGCCAAGATTCTCGCCATGATGCGACGCGGCCTGATCTTCGCCGGCTACGAGGTCGATCTCGCCGAAACCGGCGAGCAGGCGCTCGACAAAACCCTCGGCGAGCTGCCCGATCTCGTCATCATCGATGTCATGCTGCCCGGCATCGACGGGCTGGAGGTCTGCCGCCGCCTGCGCGCCGCCGAGCCACGCCTGCCGATCCTGTTGCTGACCGCGCGCGACCGCGTTCCCGACCGCGTGGCCGGCCTCGACGCCGGTGCTGACGACTACCTGGTCAAGCCGTTCGCGTTCGATGAGCTGCTGGCCCGCATCCGCGCGCTCTTGCGACGCGCCGGTGACGAGCATCAGGAAGCGCTCGTCTTCGCCGACCTGCGCCTCAACTCCACGACGCATGAAGTCGTTCGCGGCGAGCGCCCTATCGACCTGACACTGACCGAATACCAGCTGCTCGAATACTTCATGCGCCATCCGCGCCAGGTCCTCTCGCGCGACCGCATTCACGACGCGGTCTGGGGCGATAGCTTCTTCCCCGAGTCCAACGTCATCGACGTCCACATCAAGCGGCTGCGCGAGAAACTGGAGTCGGAGGGCGATCCACGCATCATTCAGACCATTCGCGGCGTCGGCTACAGCCTGCGTCAGCCGAGCGACTAG
- a CDS encoding YdeI/OmpD-associated family protein, with protein MSQQPDPIYFADAAALRAWLDEHAATASDLWVGLYKVSSGKAGMRWPELVDEVLAVGWIDATRKTVDDERYVIRIVPRKTGSRWSQVNIQRVAELTVVGRMRPAGLAAFEARKQIDGAAYSYERTVELSAEQETEFRANPAAWTYFNAQPASYRRAAIWWVVGAKRDDTRERRLAELITISARGERLRQFQRKR; from the coding sequence ATGAGCCAGCAGCCTGACCCGATCTACTTCGCCGACGCCGCAGCGCTGCGCGCCTGGCTCGATGAGCATGCCGCGACTGCCTCCGATCTGTGGGTTGGCCTGTACAAGGTCAGCAGCGGTAAGGCCGGGATGCGCTGGCCGGAACTCGTCGATGAAGTTCTGGCAGTCGGCTGGATCGATGCGACTCGCAAGACGGTTGACGACGAGCGCTACGTCATTCGCATCGTCCCGCGCAAGACCGGCAGCCGCTGGAGCCAGGTCAACATCCAACGCGTCGCGGAGCTGACCGTCGTGGGCCGGATGCGCCCGGCTGGCCTCGCCGCCTTTGAGGCGCGCAAGCAGATCGATGGTGCGGCGTATTCATATGAACGAACCGTCGAGCTGAGCGCCGAGCAGGAGACGGAGTTCCGCGCGAATCCGGCTGCCTGGACATATTTCAACGCCCAGCCCGCGTCGTATCGCCGGGCGGCCATCTGGTGGGTCGTGGGTGCCAAGCGCGACGACACCCGCGAACGACGGCTGGCCGAGTTGATCACCATCTCCGCGCGCGGTGAGCGGCTGCGCCAGTTTCAGCGCAAACGTTAA
- a CDS encoding DUF3352 domain-containing protein — translation MTAHPSALDYASDQPEPNRRRTKVIGGFLVGLLALLIVGGGVVLAFRMLLGHDDRATAAYAPQDSVIYVAANTDPTSRAWLNAWQLARNAGIDDDLSRLPQEGLDDVGEDPSLWDDLIRPAIGREVGFAVWQPAGQDGPDVALVVMIADENAAEQAIARILDGETPETRTYRDITYQVKDEQTAVGIVDDAMIVASGSDAFQHVIDARRDGALNDIEQFTSAADRAADDPLLFSYVDGPAITALARTHPDAAQAYGFDASAMQTWSGAGAMTFTVKASGDTLRFATLTGGRPADFPTTATDGIAADDLPASTIFAVAGVDLYESFLKPTIGQATALDAPLSDGSDAADAIAGLAMDDDLLSHLVGSYSFSFAALTDSSSPFGFSGAARFQSDVDDTSAVTSLVNDVADSLADIGVPMTRTDTGFSISGSGVPVFGDVAVDDNLTVGFHLGDGVGDGTLADDSQFADLMDALQDDSTMIGYLALDRLIGLIPEDEWRDVSPQTRAALESLSGMGWSVAPDGDGLSAELLLTVTK, via the coding sequence ATGACTGCACATCCATCTGCGCTTGATTACGCCAGCGATCAGCCGGAGCCGAACCGTCGCCGCACGAAGGTGATCGGTGGATTTCTCGTTGGTCTGCTCGCGCTGCTCATTGTCGGCGGCGGGGTAGTACTCGCCTTCCGCATGCTGCTTGGCCACGATGACCGTGCCACAGCGGCCTATGCGCCGCAGGACAGCGTGATCTACGTGGCAGCGAACACCGACCCCACCAGCAGGGCCTGGCTGAACGCCTGGCAGTTGGCTCGCAACGCCGGCATCGACGACGATCTCTCGCGGCTCCCGCAAGAGGGACTGGATGACGTCGGCGAAGATCCGTCGCTCTGGGACGACCTGATTCGTCCGGCGATTGGGCGCGAGGTCGGCTTCGCTGTCTGGCAGCCGGCTGGTCAGGACGGGCCGGACGTGGCGCTCGTCGTGATGATCGCCGACGAGAACGCTGCCGAGCAGGCCATCGCGCGGATTCTCGACGGCGAGACGCCGGAAACTCGCACCTATCGTGACATAACCTATCAGGTGAAGGACGAACAGACCGCCGTCGGCATTGTTGACGACGCGATGATCGTCGCATCCGGAAGCGATGCGTTCCAGCACGTCATCGACGCGCGGCGTGATGGCGCGCTCAACGACATCGAGCAATTCACCAGCGCCGCCGATCGTGCAGCCGATGATCCGCTGCTCTTCAGCTATGTCGACGGCCCGGCCATCACCGCGCTGGCGCGGACACATCCGGACGCCGCGCAGGCCTACGGTTTCGATGCCAGCGCGATGCAGACCTGGAGCGGTGCCGGGGCGATGACCTTCACGGTCAAGGCGTCCGGTGACACGTTGCGCTTCGCGACGCTGACCGGCGGTCGCCCGGCAGACTTCCCGACGACTGCGACCGACGGGATTGCGGCCGATGATCTGCCCGCATCGACCATCTTCGCGGTCGCTGGCGTCGATTTGTACGAGTCATTCCTGAAGCCGACCATCGGTCAGGCTACCGCGCTGGACGCCCCGCTGTCCGACGGCTCCGATGCGGCCGATGCAATCGCCGGTCTCGCCATGGATGACGATCTGCTCTCGCACCTGGTCGGCTCGTACTCCTTCAGCTTCGCCGCGCTGACTGACAGTTCCAGCCCGTTCGGGTTCAGTGGTGCGGCTCGCTTCCAGAGTGATGTCGATGACACTTCCGCCGTGACCAGCCTCGTGAACGACGTCGCCGATTCGCTGGCTGACATCGGTGTGCCGATGACGCGGACGGACACCGGCTTCAGCATCTCCGGCTCCGGCGTGCCGGTCTTCGGCGATGTCGCGGTGGATGACAATCTCACGGTCGGCTTCCATCTGGGCGATGGTGTCGGTGATGGCACGCTGGCGGACGATTCGCAGTTCGCTGATCTGATGGACGCGCTGCAGGACGACTCGACGATGATCGGGTATCTTGCGCTGGATCGACTGATTGGGCTGATCCCGGAGGACGAGTGGCGTGACGTCTCGCCGCAGACGCGGGCGGCGCTGGAGTCGCTTAGCGGGATGGGCTGGTCGGTCGCACCGGACGGCGACGGACTGAGCGCAGAGTTGTTGCTGACCGTCACGAAGTAG
- a CDS encoding lipocalin-like domain-containing protein: MANTDIVGIWRLVAIERPTADGSVARDDAPHGFLLYDASGWFAESFSTHGPDGNVLTVLYCGTWETDGDSVFHIPAMHADPANIGKRLQRQFVVDGDRFTLISGPVRLHGERLR, translated from the coding sequence ATGGCGAACACGGACATCGTCGGCATCTGGCGACTGGTCGCCATCGAACGGCCGACCGCAGACGGCAGCGTCGCGCGCGACGACGCGCCGCACGGCTTCCTGCTCTACGACGCGAGCGGCTGGTTCGCTGAGTCGTTCTCAACCCATGGACCGGACGGCAACGTCCTCACCGTCCTGTACTGCGGCACCTGGGAGACCGACGGCGACAGCGTCTTCCACATCCCGGCCATGCACGCCGACCCGGCCAACATCGGCAAGCGCCTGCAGCGCCAGTTCGTTGTCGATGGCGACCGCTTCACGCTGATCTCCGGGCCGGTTCGGCTGCACGGCGAGCGCCTGCGCTAG
- a CDS encoding Gfo/Idh/MocA family oxidoreductase — protein MSEVVRVGVIGTGFGAHHVEVLQQLKDVEVAGVASAQPERADALAERFNIPQATGDYRELLPNVDAIIIASPPALHADMVREAAAAGVHLFCEKPMASTVAETRAMRDTAEAAGVVAMINFHQRFMAHWRRAHDIVAAGQIGRLVAADIRVTMNPERYLASPLWSSSKAAWFSNAAQSGGLLASSVGPHLADLMLWIGGPVVDVAAQTITSRTEIPLADRDALQGVDADDGFVVLGRYASGALLTIRGVPVAYNGGEWDMSLHGEKGSLIVAGTELLMAGPGDERPQPIEQPDAVNPRTTIAGLFVDAIRSGGPSPEPTFADGIAAQALLDAALRAGQTNQWEQVEQG, from the coding sequence ATGAGTGAGGTCGTGCGGGTCGGGGTGATCGGCACCGGATTCGGTGCGCACCATGTCGAGGTACTGCAGCAGCTGAAGGATGTCGAGGTCGCCGGGGTTGCGTCAGCGCAACCGGAGCGCGCGGACGCGCTGGCGGAGCGCTTCAACATCCCGCAGGCGACGGGGGACTATCGGGAACTGCTGCCGAATGTCGACGCCATTATCATCGCCAGTCCACCGGCGCTGCACGCCGACATGGTTCGGGAAGCAGCCGCAGCCGGCGTCCATCTGTTCTGCGAGAAGCCGATGGCATCGACGGTGGCCGAGACGCGCGCAATGCGCGATACAGCCGAGGCTGCCGGCGTCGTAGCGATGATCAATTTCCATCAGCGCTTCATGGCCCACTGGCGACGGGCGCACGACATTGTGGCCGCGGGGCAGATCGGCCGACTGGTCGCCGCCGACATACGCGTGACGATGAACCCGGAGAGATACCTCGCCTCACCGCTCTGGAGCAGCTCGAAGGCAGCCTGGTTCAGCAACGCGGCGCAGTCGGGCGGCCTGCTGGCCAGCTCGGTCGGGCCGCATCTGGCCGACCTGATGCTCTGGATCGGCGGTCCGGTCGTCGACGTCGCCGCCCAGACGATCACCTCGCGAACTGAGATCCCGCTGGCCGATCGCGACGCCCTGCAGGGTGTCGATGCGGACGACGGCTTCGTCGTCCTCGGACGTTACGCGAGCGGTGCGCTGCTGACCATTCGCGGCGTGCCCGTAGCCTACAATGGTGGCGAATGGGATATGTCGTTACACGGCGAAAAGGGCTCTCTGATTGTGGCCGGCACCGAGCTGCTTATGGCTGGCCCCGGCGATGAGCGACCGCAGCCGATCGAGCAGCCGGACGCGGTGAACCCGCGCACCACCATCGCCGGGCTGTTCGTCGACGCCATCCGCAGCGGTGGCCCGTCGCCGGAACCGACCTTTGCGGACGGCATCGCGGCCCAGGCGCTGCTCGATGCCGCCCTTCGCGCCGGGCAGACGAACCAGTGGGAACAGGTCGAGCAGGGCTAG
- a CDS encoding GAF domain-containing sensor histidine kinase yields the protein MPISPSVPTLRQPVTLASRWIWPARLLIVLLAIVAIAVAQPWTNLPDTSFVENSVPGFPRGEVVQEGLGQLGIAPRTLVWGLTALSLAEVLLAIGIAGLLLWRCAREATSLLICIFLITSSWATYPPDLATMAETEPTRALLDGIVTTLFPTSLVLLLFMFPDGRFTPRWTALPVGVILLGWMYEFFLHPASAMTTNVALDIASLAVVLVLAVFAQIYRYRRVSGPIARRQSKWFAVGISMAFGLFVVANVILEATDIDQPDTAPVRALLLGLLALILMSLISVVVPVTLAISLLRFQLFDIDLVINRTLVYSGLTAAIVGLYIAIVGGLSVRLHTGRSLLVSLIATGIVAVIFQPLRDWLQRSVNHLLYGQRDEPYAVLTRLGRNLGGTLAPAAVAPTIVVTVTDALHLPYAAIALRAHGQEEIVAEVGSPGAIVALPLVYQGETLGDLQVSPRAGESLGREDRRLLEDLTRQIGPALHAAQLTSDLQRSRERLVLAREEERRRLRRDLHDGLGPRLAGLTLRLEVARDRLHHDPLAGELLDDLSERTRVAVDDIRRLVDGLRPPALDDLGLVGALRQTVQPYESASLTIAVDVPDALPALPAAVEVAAFRIAEEALTNVVRHADARRCLVSLTHAGGNLIVLVEDDGHGIPANRTSGVGLVSLRERAAELGGSCVIESRPDGGTRVHALLPCRTDEGQDDG from the coding sequence GTGCCGATTTCGCCATCCGTCCCGACCCTGCGCCAGCCAGTAACGCTTGCCTCGCGCTGGATCTGGCCTGCGCGGCTCCTCATTGTGCTGTTAGCAATAGTGGCGATTGCGGTCGCGCAACCGTGGACGAATCTGCCAGACACGTCGTTTGTGGAGAACAGTGTGCCCGGCTTCCCGCGTGGCGAGGTCGTACAGGAGGGTTTGGGTCAGCTTGGCATTGCACCCCGCACACTCGTCTGGGGGCTCACTGCGCTTAGTCTTGCCGAGGTACTGCTCGCCATCGGCATTGCCGGTCTATTGCTTTGGCGCTGCGCGCGCGAGGCGACGTCACTACTGATCTGCATCTTCCTGATCACCAGTAGCTGGGCGACCTATCCGCCGGACCTTGCCACGATGGCAGAGACCGAGCCGACCCGGGCGCTGCTCGACGGGATCGTTACCACTCTCTTCCCCACGTCACTCGTGCTGCTGCTGTTCATGTTCCCCGATGGCCGTTTCACGCCGCGCTGGACTGCCCTGCCGGTCGGCGTCATCCTGCTGGGCTGGATGTATGAGTTCTTTCTCCATCCAGCTTCCGCCATGACGACCAATGTCGCGTTGGACATTGCTTCCCTGGCCGTCGTGCTCGTGCTCGCCGTTTTCGCGCAGATCTATCGATACCGACGTGTATCCGGGCCAATCGCGCGTCGGCAGTCGAAGTGGTTCGCCGTTGGCATCTCGATGGCATTCGGGTTGTTCGTAGTGGCCAACGTCATCCTTGAAGCGACCGACATTGATCAGCCTGATACTGCGCCGGTACGGGCACTGCTACTTGGGCTGCTCGCACTCATCCTGATGTCGCTCATCAGCGTCGTCGTGCCGGTGACACTCGCCATCTCGCTGCTGCGCTTCCAGCTCTTCGATATCGACCTCGTCATCAATCGCACACTGGTCTACAGTGGGCTGACGGCAGCCATTGTCGGGCTCTATATCGCCATTGTCGGCGGGCTGAGCGTACGGCTGCACACCGGCCGCAGCCTCCTCGTCTCGCTGATTGCCACCGGCATCGTTGCGGTCATTTTTCAGCCGCTGCGGGATTGGCTGCAGCGCTCCGTCAACCACCTCCTGTATGGTCAGCGCGACGAGCCGTATGCCGTGCTGACCCGTCTCGGCCGCAACCTCGGCGGCACGCTTGCGCCGGCTGCCGTTGCGCCGACGATCGTGGTAACCGTGACGGACGCGCTGCACTTGCCCTATGCCGCCATTGCGCTGCGAGCGCACGGTCAGGAGGAGATCGTCGCCGAGGTTGGCTCACCGGGTGCCATCGTGGCGCTGCCCCTTGTCTATCAGGGCGAAACGCTCGGCGACCTGCAAGTTTCGCCCCGCGCCGGTGAGTCGCTCGGACGTGAAGACCGCCGTCTGCTGGAAGACCTGACTCGCCAGATCGGCCCGGCGCTGCATGCCGCCCAACTGACGAGCGATCTTCAGCGCTCGCGTGAGCGGCTGGTGCTGGCGCGGGAGGAGGAGCGCCGCCGATTGCGGCGCGACCTGCACGACGGCCTCGGACCACGATTGGCCGGGCTGACTCTGCGGCTGGAGGTCGCCCGTGACCGGCTGCATCACGATCCGCTGGCCGGTGAACTGCTCGACGATCTGTCGGAGCGCACGCGTGTGGCTGTTGACGACATCCGACGGTTGGTCGACGGACTGCGACCGCCGGCACTCGATGACCTCGGGCTGGTTGGCGCGCTGCGCCAGACCGTCCAGCCCTACGAGTCGGCCAGCCTGACCATCGCCGTCGATGTGCCCGACGCGCTGCCGGCTCTCCCGGCTGCGGTCGAGGTGGCAGCCTTCCGCATCGCTGAGGAGGCGTTGACCAACGTCGTTCGTCACGCTGATGCCCGGCGCTGCCTGGTTAGTCTGACGCATGCAGGTGGCAATCTCATCGTCCTCGTTGAGGACGACGGTCATGGCATACCGGCAAATCGAACATCCGGCGTCGGCCTCGTCTCGCTGCGTGAGCGTGCCGCAGAGCTTGGCGGCTCCTGCGTCATCGAGTCGCGCCCCGACGGCGGGACCCGCGTGCACGCATTGCTGCCCTGCCGAACAGACGAAGGGCAGGATGATGGATAG
- a CDS encoding response regulator transcription factor translates to MDSQPVDILIADDSLEFREGLRQLLEAQPDLRVAGEATDGEQAIDLSARLQPDVVLMDLQMPGLNGIDATRRLVSAQPHVGVLVVTMFEDDDSVFAAMRAGARGYLLKGARKAETLRAIRAVANGEAIFSPAIARRMMGFFAISRPVQATSLFPELTDREREVLNLIAQGRTNAEIADGLYLSLKTVRNHVSNIFAKLQVADRAQAAIRAREAGLGNQES, encoded by the coding sequence ATGGATAGTCAGCCGGTCGATATCCTGATCGCTGATGACAGCCTCGAATTCCGCGAGGGCTTGCGCCAACTGCTGGAAGCCCAGCCGGATCTGCGCGTGGCGGGCGAGGCGACGGATGGTGAGCAGGCGATCGATCTCAGCGCGCGTCTGCAGCCGGATGTCGTGCTGATGGATCTGCAGATGCCGGGGCTGAATGGCATCGACGCGACCCGCCGCCTCGTCTCCGCGCAGCCGCACGTCGGCGTGCTGGTCGTCACAATGTTCGAGGATGACGATTCGGTGTTCGCCGCGATGCGTGCCGGAGCGCGTGGTTACCTGCTGAAAGGCGCGCGGAAGGCCGAAACGCTGCGGGCGATTCGCGCTGTCGCCAACGGCGAGGCGATCTTTAGTCCGGCGATCGCGCGGCGCATGATGGGGTTCTTCGCCATCAGCCGACCCGTGCAGGCAACGAGTCTCTTTCCGGAGCTGACCGATCGCGAGCGCGAAGTCTTGAACCTGATCGCCCAGGGCCGCACCAATGCCGAGATCGCGGACGGCCTCTATCTCTCACTGAAGACCGTGCGCAACCATGTTTCCAACATCTTCGCCAAGCTACAGGTGGCCGATCGCGCCCAGGCGGCGATCCGAGCGCGGGAGGCCGGGCTGGGCAACCAGGAGAGCTGA
- a CDS encoding LysR family transcriptional regulator, translated as MDRDQLLAFERIVRVGSFSRAAADLGIAQGTISARMRVLEQEVGGELFVRMGRSIALSEMGQAFLPFARRALEVLDEGIAAARATAAGEQGTLALGLLDSLAGGFAARAIAAFRDEHPAVDIDVRAGSSDDLAELLRDGVLTLGIIGWTPPPTGLQALIEFRERLVPVASPAHPLARGGAVAFTDVIASANPFVLIGWDAAFVDAVRAIPHGSGAVIEAPFGTARRLLRRRGGVAFLTEDLVADDLLDGYLAEIAVTDAPPFERRTALARATSDEPLSSVAEAFVAAIRQAGGTLVV; from the coding sequence TTGGATCGCGACCAGCTTCTAGCATTCGAGCGGATTGTGCGGGTCGGCAGCTTCAGTCGGGCTGCGGCGGATCTGGGCATTGCTCAGGGGACGATCAGCGCGCGCATGCGGGTGCTGGAGCAGGAGGTCGGCGGCGAGCTGTTCGTGCGGATGGGTCGCTCGATCGCGCTGAGCGAGATGGGGCAGGCGTTCTTGCCGTTCGCACGGCGGGCGCTGGAGGTGCTGGATGAAGGCATCGCTGCCGCGCGGGCAACGGCGGCGGGCGAGCAAGGCACCCTGGCACTCGGGCTGCTCGATTCGCTGGCGGGTGGCTTCGCTGCGCGCGCCATCGCTGCGTTCCGCGACGAGCATCCCGCCGTCGATATCGACGTGCGTGCAGGAAGTAGCGACGATCTCGCCGAGCTGCTGCGCGACGGCGTGCTGACGCTCGGCATCATTGGCTGGACGCCGCCGCCAACCGGATTACAGGCGCTGATCGAATTCCGCGAGCGGCTGGTGCCGGTGGCGTCGCCCGCGCACCCGCTGGCGCGCGGAGGTGCGGTCGCATTCACCGATGTCATCGCATCGGCGAACCCGTTCGTGCTGATCGGCTGGGATGCGGCGTTCGTTGACGCCGTCCGCGCAATCCCCCACGGGTCCGGTGCCGTCATTGAAGCGCCGTTCGGCACAGCGCGGCGTCTGCTACGGAGGCGTGGTGGTGTCGCGTTCCTGACCGAGGATCTTGTCGCCGACGACCTGCTGGATGGCTACCTCGCCGAGATCGCCGTCACCGACGCGCCGCCGTTCGAGCGACGTACCGCGCTGGCTCGCGCCACGAGCGACGAGCCGCTGTCGTCCGTCGCCGAGGCATTCGTCGCGGCGATCCGGCAGGCGGGCGGGACACTCGTCGTCTGA